The genomic segment tttagaacacgactatatgaatgattttaaacctcagagcaaagtagttttagaggaattaatgatagataaaatttcatctccatcttcttcatcagttaatgataaaacaaccgaagaaaccacaattcctgaaaaggaaaaaccagtgcaacgtcgtagtgggaggattgtgagacaacctattcgctacgaacatgaggcacacgttcttgtatcagatactgaaaaggacgatccattgacttttaaagaagcaatggaagaccctgatgttgataagtggcaagatgccatgaatcaagaaatggaatcaatgtattccaatttagtctgggaacttgtagatcttcctgacaatgttaatgccactggatgcaaatggatctacaagaagaaaaggggtgcagatggaaaggtagagacctataaagcaaggcttgtggccaaaggctacacacagagagagggtgtggactatgaagaaacattttctcctatggccatgcttaaatccattctcATACTTTTATCCATGGTTGCcatctatgattatgagatatggcaaatggacgtcaagacagcctttctgaatggccaccttgatgaaaccatttatatggaacaaccagaagggtttataaaaaatgatcaagatcaaaaggtatgcaagttgttgaaatccatatatggattgaaacaagcatcaagatcttggaacttaacatttgatgaaactattaaaacatatggtttcgaacaaaatgttgacgaagcatgtgtttataaatacatcaaaggaaataTTGTGATTTTCTTAGTtct from the Humulus lupulus chromosome X, drHumLupu1.1, whole genome shotgun sequence genome contains:
- the LOC133806748 gene encoding uncharacterized mitochondrial protein AtMg00820-like, which encodes SGRIVRQPIRYEHEAHVLVSDTEKDDPLTFKEAMEDPDVDKWQDAMNQEMESMYSNLVWELVDLPDNVNATGCKWIYKKKRGADGKVETYKARLVAKGYTQREGVDYEETFSPMAMLKSILILLSMVAIYDYEICSVC